A stretch of the Candidatus Nanoarchaeia archaeon genome encodes the following:
- a CDS encoding integrase core domain-containing protein, with amino-acid sequence RVNRPQTNGKVERFFLSYKTEYATGSFANLADYIRHHNEARPHMSLNFKTPREVWNELKRK; translated from the coding sequence CAGAGTCAACAGGCCACAAACCAACGGCAAAGTAGAACGCTTCTTCCTCAGCTACAAGACAGAATACGCAACAGGATCATTCGCTAATCTTGCTGACTATATCAGGCATCATAATGAGGCACGGCCTCATATGAGCCTGAACTTCAAGACTCCAAGAGAAGTATGGAATGAACTAAAGCGGAAGTAG